CATTGTCGTACCCACCCGCGTAACTAGTACCATCCCTGTTTGAGGATTGCATGACTGCCCTGCTCCCCGCTGTTGAAATTGAACCGACCCAGCCCGCCACCCACAGCATCATCTGGATGCATGGCCTCGGTGCCGACGGCCATGATTTTGAGCCCATTGCCGATGAGCTGCCCTTGCCCGCGCACATGCAGCTGCGATTCGTCTTCCCGCATGCACCAGCCATTCCGGTGACGATCAACAACGGTTACGTGATGCGGGCCTGGTACGACATCCTCGATTTCTCCGATCTGCACCGTACTGTGGATGAAGCGGGCATCACCCGCTCCCGCCATGCCATCGAGGCGCTGGTGGCGCGGGAAATTGCACGTGGCATCCCCAGCGAGCGCATTTTCCTCGCCGGTTTCTCGCAAGGTGGTGTCATGGCTTACAACGTGGGCCTCAGCTACCCGCAGAAACTGGCCGGCATCATTGCGCTCTCTACCTATCTGCCGAATGCGGCCCAGCTGGATGCACAGTTAAGCCCGGCCAACCAGCACACCCCGGTCTTTGCCGCGCACGGTACGCTGGACCCGGTTGTCAACCTGCGGCTGGGTGATGTGGCCCGCCAGCATGTCACCCAGCTCGGTCACCCGGTAAGCTGGCACACCTACCCGATGCAACACTCGGTCTGCATGGAGGAAGTGCAGGCACTGGGCCGTTGGCTGGGAGAGCATGCCTGATGCGCATTCTGGTCTACTCCCCAAACCATCTGGATGAATGGCTGGCTGAAACCCGGCAGCATTTCCCTGAGGCCGATGTGCAAGGCTGGCCCTGCACACCAGACTGGCAGGCTGACTACGCGCTATTGTGGAAGCCCCCCGCTGAGCTGTTTCAGCAGCAAAACACCCTCAAAGCCGTATTTGTGCTCGGCGCCGGAGTGGACGCGCAGCTACCGCTGATTCCGGACAGCCTGCCGCTCTATCGGCTGGAAGACAGTGGCATGGGGGAGCAGATGGCGGACTATGTGAGCCACTACCTGCTGCGCTGGTTCTACCGTTACGATGCCTACCAGCTGCAACACCACTGGCAACCCGGCACGCTGGACGACAAAGCCCGCTGGAGGGTCACCATTCTCGGCTATGGTGCCATGGGTAGCGCAGTGGCAGAACGGGTGCGGCAGCTCGGTTTCCCGGTGCAAGCCTGGCGCCGCCAGCCAGCAGGCGACGCCGCCATTCCGGTACACGCCGGGCTGGACGCGCTGCCTGCCTGCCTGGGCAGCACCCGTGTACTGGTCAACCTGCTGCCGCTCACCCCGGAAACCCGTGGTCTGCTCAACCAGCAACGTCTCTCTCAGTTACCGCCTGACAGCTATCTGATCAATCTGGCGCGGGGCGCACATGTGGTGGACGAAGACTTGCTGGCCGCCCTCGACAGCGGCCATCTGGCCGGTGCCACGCTGGATGTGTTCCAGCATGAGCCACTGCCGGCCGAACACCGCTACTGGCAGCACCCCAAGGTCAACGTCACCCCTCATATCGGCGCACTCACCCCTCTGCCCGATGCCCTGCAGCAAATCCAGCAGAAGCTAGGTTGTCTTCTGCAAGGGCTACCCGCAGGCGGGCTGGTGGATCGGCATCGAGGGTATTGAGCCATTCACGGCTAACAGCACTGAACGTTTCGCCCTCTTTACTCAAGGCTTGATCGGCTGATCAAGCCTGTACCGCGACCGCGCCTGATGCGAGGGGATGCCCTGTCATCCCTGCTGGGCAGCGCTCTGGTAGCTGAGGATCCGCTCGCAGTAACGGGCGATCTGGTCGATTTCGAGGTTGACCGGGCTGCCGGGCTTGAGCTGGTGCAGGTTGGTGGCCGTCAGGGTGTGGGGGATCAGGTTGATGGAGAAACGGTTACCGTCGACATGGTTGACGGTGAGACTGACACCGTTGATGGTGACGGAGCCTTTGGTGGCGATGTAGCGGGCCAGAGTCCCTGGCGCGTCAATGCGCAGCTCCATGCAGTCGCTGTTGGTTTCGCCAGCAGGCGGAGCAAAGTGGGCGACGGTGCCCACCCCGTCCACATGGCCGGATACCAGATGGCCACCGAGGCGGTCAGCCAGCCGCAGGGCTTTTTCCAGATTGACCAGATTACCTACTTGGTCGAGCCCGACCGTCACCCGCAGGGTTTCTGCCGACACATCCAGCGTGTAGTGTGTCTCTGTTTTGTCGATGACCGTCAGGCATACGCCGTTATGCGCAATGCTGTCCCCCAGGGCGACATCGGACAAATCCAGGCCACAGGCCTCGACAATCAGCCGGACGTCTTGTCCGCGGTGCTCCATCTGGGTAATGCGGCCAACAGCTTGAATAATGCCGGTGAACATGCGCTTTCCTTGTAAGGTTCAGTGTGTGGTCGGGATGGCGGTGAGCCGCAGGTCGGGGCCGATATGGCGGCAGTCTATCCATTGCAAGGCCGTGTGCAGGTCTACCGCTTCCAAGGCAGGCCAGTTGAACGCCCCTTGCGCGTGATGCCCGAACAGCTTGGGCGCCAGATAGAGGATCACTTCATCGACCAGCCCCGCGCGCAGCAACGCGCCATTGAGTATGCTGCCCGCTTCAACCAGCAACTCGCTGCAGCCACGTACGGCCAATGCCTGCAGCAGGGCGTGCAGATCTACCCTGCCCTGCGGATCGGGCAAATACAGTAATTCAGCGTGGGGCGCTGCCCAGCTGGGCTTTGCCACGCCATGGGCCAGCAGACTGGGGCGGCCTTGCAGCAGACGAGCCGTTTGCGGGGTGCGCAGCTGGCTGTCGACGACCACCGCCAGCGGCTGCCGCCCTTGCCAGGGCAAACCGTCGATGTGCCGGATGGTCAGCTGTGGATCATCCGCCAGCACGGTACCGCTGCCGGTGAGGATGGCACAGCTGCGGGCGCGCAGCTGCTGTACATCGGCACGGGCCGCCGGGCTGGTAATCCATTGGCTGGCACCGTTCAGCAGCGCGGTTTTACCATCCAGGGTGGTCGCGACTTTCAGCGTCACCCAGGGTTTCTGCCGGGTCATCCGGCTGAGAAAACCACGGTGATGTTGACGGGCTGCCTCGGCCAGTACGCCGGTATCAACCGTGATGCCCGCTTCGCGCAGCCTGGCCAGCCCTTGCCCGGCCACCTGAGGATTCGGGTCCTGCAAGGCAACCACAACGCGCGCTACACCCGCTTGCACCAAAGCGTCACAACAGGGCGGCGTGCGGCCGAAGTGGCTGCATGGTTCCAGGGTGACATAGGCCGTCGCCCCCCTCGCCTGCTCACCCGCCATGCGCAAGGCCATCACCTCGGCATGCGCTTGCCCGGCAACTTGTGAGTGCCCCGCACCAATCAGCTGCTCATTCTTGACCAGCACGCAGCCCACACTGGGGTTGGGGGTGGTGATGTAGCGTCCTTTGCTGGCCCATTGCAGGGCTTGCGCCATCCAGTGATGGTCTGCGGCAGTGATGGGCATCAGGAAGCGCCTTTTTGCACTTCCTGGATGGCGTCGCGAAAATCATCCACATCCTGAAAACTTCGATACACCGAGGCAAAGCGGATATAGGCAACTTGATCCAGCTTTTTCAGCTCAGTCATCACCATCTCGCCGATCTGCCGCGCAGGCACCTCACGCACGCCCAAGGCCAACAGTTTCTGGGTGATCCGTACAATGGCCTCATCGACCAGGGCTGTAGGCACCGGGCGCTTGTGCAGCGGGCGCATGAAGGAGAGGCGCAGCTTGTCGCGGTCAAACTCGGCACGGTTGCCATTTTGCTTGACCACTTGCGGCAGGCGAATTTCCGCAGTCTCAAAGGTATTGAACCGCTTCTCACACGCCGTACAGCGGCGACGGCGACGAATGGTGTCGCCGTCCTCGGTCAGGCGGGTTTCCAGAACCTGGGTATCCAGCGAACCGCAAAAAGGGCACTTCATGCTGCTTCCCACAAACACTGTGCTGATGCGGCCATGATACTACGCCTTGCCTGCCAGCAGCAGTACATGCGCCCGGATATCGGCCGGCCAGTCTGACATATGAACTTCAAGCCCATTAAGGTCGTTGGCAAACAGGGCACGGCTTGCCTCTTCAAAGCCCGGCAGATCGCCGCCGATGGCTGACATGAAATGGTAGGCGCGTGTCTGATTCTGCCGTTGCGCCTCTTTTTGGCCAGAGACTCGACGTGCCTCTTCCACCAGCTTGCGCAGCGCGACAGATGCACCGCCGGGTTGAGACGACAGCCACTCCCAATGGCGCGGCAGCAAGGTCACCTCGCGAGCCACCACGCCCAGTTTGGGGCGCCCGCGCCCGCGAGGTTCTTCCCCCGCCTTGGTTTCATATTGCTCCGACGACTCAAAAGCCTGGGGATGGCTCAGTGCCAGGCGAGCCAGCATCTCTTCATCACTGCCACGCAGATCAATATCCAGAGGTTGGCCTGTTGCATCGTCAAACAACTGGATGAGCACAGTGTTACCCGTCTCCATCGCACGCTTGATGGTCAAGGCATTATGTTGCAATGAGCCTGTTGCCAGCCGGTGGTGCCCTTGGAAGCTGGTATAGGAAATGGGAAATGAGTCGTGCATGGCGGTGATCTCTTGGTCAATGGAGATCACATATTAAACCCGGATAAAAATAAACACAATAATACCCGGATATTATTTTGGTTACACAGTCACCTCCTTCATCCACTCCTGACAGAGCAGCGACACACAACGGTCCACATCATCCTGAATCATCTGCCCATATCCCAGCAAAAGTGCCGACAGCGATCCACCAAACTCAGCCTGCGCCTGCAGCTGTATGCCTTACTGCCGTCAGCGCTCTATCAGCTGCTGGGTGTGTTCTGCCTCTCGGCAGCGTAATACCAGATAGCGCCCAGCACCCTTTTCTATGACTTGCAAGCCGGGACATTGACGTCGCAGCGATTGCAGCAGGTGCTGACGCATGCCAGCCTTGCCGCCTTATTGGCCGCTGCTGCCGTGAAACCGACGAAAATTTTAAAAAGCAGTAACAAAAACCCCCTGCAAGCACGATGCTTACAGGGGGTTTTTGTTAAGTGACACTACCGTGATCGAGCTTAGAACGGAATATCGTCGTCGAACTGGTCATCAAATGCCGGTTTGCGGGCCTGTTGCTGTTGCGGCGCGGGGGCGGGCTGATTGCCGCTGAAGCCGCCACCTTGCTGGCTACCGCCAAAGGATTGCGGCGGGGTGGAGAAGCCACCGTCGTCGGCGTCATACGGGGCGCTGCCGCCACCCATGCCGCCGCCGCTGCGGCCACCCAGCATCTTCATTTCGTCGGCAATGATCTCGGTAGTGTAGCGGTCCTGCCCGGTATTCTTGTCTTGCCACTTGCGGGTTTGCAGCTTGCCCTCAACGTAGACGGCGCTGCCTTTTTTCAGGTACTGGCCCGCAATTTCGGCTAGCTTGCGGTACATGACAATATTGTGCCATTCGGTACGCTCTTGCTTCTGTCCGTCTTTGCCCTTCCAGCTCTCGGTGGTGGCAATGCTGAAGTTGGCCACCGCTTCGCCATTGGTCATGTAGCGGACTTCCGGGTCACGCCCGAGATTACCGATCAGCAGAACTTTGTTGAGAGAGGCCATGTGTTGATTACCTGTACTGTCGTTGGTGCCTGCCCGGCGGCAGGCAAAAAGAGGAATGCTGCATTCTAACGCGAAGGTCAGGCGGATGCACGGCCTGTGCCAGCGGTCGCTTCGATCAGCGCCAGCACAGCGGTTTCGTCCCACCCCGCCTGGGCCACCTTGAGGTAGGCGGCCGATTCGCCCGGAATCACCACCGCTTCAATCACCCCGTCACACGCCCGCAGTTGCTCGCCCAGCAGGGCAGCATCGCCCTCCCAATCGTCCGCAATATGCAGCATCTTGCTCGATACCGGCAGCGGGGTCTGCATGGTCAGCGCCAAGATGGCCCATACCAGCATCAGGCCGGCGCACAGCAGAAAGGCAGCCGCCGGTCCGCCATGCGCATGCAGGAAGCTGCCACCGACACTGCCCACGGCAAAGCCAATCGACTGTGCAGTGTTCTGCACACCCATGGCGGTGCCTTTGGCATCGGCGGGCGCCATCTTGGAGATCAAGGACGGCAGGGTGGCTTCCAGCGCATTAAAGGCCAGAAAATACACCCCCAGCCACAGCACGATGCTGGTGATCGAATCCAGCCACAGGGCCATGCCCAGCTGCGCCAGCATCATCAGTACAATGGCGCCCAGGAACACCTGCTTCAGTTTGCCGCGCTTTTCACCGTAGATGATGGCAGGCACCATCAGTACAAAGCCCACCATGGCCACCGGCAGGTAGACGTGCCAGTGATCCGGCTTGTGCATCCCCAACTGGGCCAGCGAAAACGGAATCACCGAGAACATGGCGGCTTGCGCAGCGTGCAGCGCAAATACGCCAAAGTTCAAGCGCAGCAGCTGACCATCCCGCAAGATAGCGGGCAGGCGGTTGGCATTGGTTTCCGCGTCAGAATGGAAGCGTGAGCGCTGCGGGTCCGGCACCACAAAGCGTACGCCGAAGGCCGCCGCAATCGCCAGGCAGCCCATCAGGAAAAACATGCCGGAGACGCCGATCGCGTGTTCAATCTGCGCTGCCGCCACCAGCGACACGGCAAAGGTCACACCAATACTGCCGCCCACCATCGCCATGGCCTTGGTGCGATGCTCCTCCCGGGTGAGGTCCGCCAGCAGCGCGGTCAGCGCGGCACTGATCGCGCCGGTGCCTTGCAGGGCACGGGCGACAATCAACCAGCCGATGCTATCCACCCACGCGCCCAGAAAGCTGCCTGCGGCCATCAGCCCCAGACCCGCATAAATCACTCGCTTGCGCCCGATCCGGTCTGACCACATGCCAAACGGGATCAGCAGCAGCGCTTGCACCAGCGCAAAAATGCCGAACGCCAGCCCAGCCAGCTTGAGATTGCTGCCCTCCAAATGGGCGGCATAGGGCATGAATACAGGCAGAAACAGAAAGATGCCCAGCATGCGCAGTGCGTAGATGCCAGCCAGCCCGGCGCTGGCGCGCAGCTCCAGGGCCGACATGCGTGAAGATGCACTCATTTTGATGGTCAGGGAAATTGGGTAAACGCAAGAAGTCCGGTATATTAACAGGTTGGCCCACCTGCCGCGAGCCAGGTGGATAGCCCCGAGCCCGACCAGGCCTTTCTCTGGCCAGAACAGACAACGATGACCGATTACATACGTATCCGCGGCGCCCGTACCCACAATCTGAAGAACATCAATCTGGATATCCCGCGTAACCAGCTGGTGGTGGTGACCGGCTTGTCGGGCTCCGGCAAATCCTCACTGGCGTTCGACACCCTGTATGCCGAGGGGCAGCGTCGCTACGTCGAATCGCTTTCCGCCTACGCACGCCAGTTCCTGCAGCTGATGGACAAGCCGGATGTCGATCTGATCGAAGGCCTCTCTCCTGCCATTTCCATTGAACAGAAGGCCACCAGCCACAACCCGCGCTCCACAGTCGGCACCGTCACGGAAATCCATGACTATCTGCGACTGCTGTTTGCGCGGGTGGGCGACCCGTATTGCCCAGAGCATCAGCTGCCGCTGTCTTCACAGACGATCTCGCAGATGGTGGATCATGTGCTGGCGCTGCCGGAGGGCACCAAGCTGATGATCCTGGCCCCGGCCGTCAGCGCACGCAAAGGCGAGCATGTGGAGCTGTTCGACGAGCTGCGGGCGCAGGGCTTCGTGCGGGTACGGGTCAATGGCGAAGTGTGCGAGCTGGATCAGACCCCCAAGCTGGACAAGAACAAGAAGCACACCATTGAAGTGGTGATCGACCGCCTGCGGGTGGACGCCGAGCAAAAGCAGCGGCTGGCAGAATCCTTCGAAACCGCGCTGCGCCACGCCGATGGCCGCGCCATTGCGCTGGAAATGGACAGTGACAAATCGCACTGGTTTTCCGCCAAGTTTGCCTGCCCGGTCTGCTCCTACAGCCTGCCGGAGCTGGAACCTCGCCTGTTCTCGTTCAACAACCCGGCGGGTGCCTGCCCCAAATGTGATGGCTTGGGCCAGATCACCTTCTTCGACCCCAAGCGAGTGGTCGCCTTCCCGCAGATGAGCCTGGCCAATGGTGCTATCAAGGGCTGGGACAAGCGTAACCAGTTCTACTACCAGATGCTGGAAAGCCTGGCGACACATTACGATTTCAATATCGAGCAGCCGTTCGAAACACTGCCGGATGCGGTACAGCAGGTGGTGCTGTATGGCTCTGGCAAAACCAGCATTGCCTTCCGCTACATCAGCGAGAAAGGTACCGCCTTCCTGCGTGAGCATCCGTTTGAGGG
This genomic stretch from Leeia aquatica harbors:
- a CDS encoding alpha/beta hydrolase, giving the protein MTALLPAVEIEPTQPATHSIIWMHGLGADGHDFEPIADELPLPAHMQLRFVFPHAPAIPVTINNGYVMRAWYDILDFSDLHRTVDEAGITRSRHAIEALVAREIARGIPSERIFLAGFSQGGVMAYNVGLSYPQKLAGIIALSTYLPNAAQLDAQLSPANQHTPVFAAHGTLDPVVNLRLGDVARQHVTQLGHPVSWHTYPMQHSVCMEEVQALGRWLGEHA
- a CDS encoding 2-hydroxyacid dehydrogenase: MRILVYSPNHLDEWLAETRQHFPEADVQGWPCTPDWQADYALLWKPPAELFQQQNTLKAVFVLGAGVDAQLPLIPDSLPLYRLEDSGMGEQMADYVSHYLLRWFYRYDAYQLQHHWQPGTLDDKARWRVTILGYGAMGSAVAERVRQLGFPVQAWRRQPAGDAAIPVHAGLDALPACLGSTRVLVNLLPLTPETRGLLNQQRLSQLPPDSYLINLARGAHVVDEDLLAALDSGHLAGATLDVFQHEPLPAEHRYWQHPKVNVTPHIGALTPLPDALQQIQQKLGCLLQGLPAGGLVDRHRGY
- a CDS encoding riboflavin synthase is translated as MFTGIIQAVGRITQMEHRGQDVRLIVEACGLDLSDVALGDSIAHNGVCLTVIDKTETHYTLDVSAETLRVTVGLDQVGNLVNLEKALRLADRLGGHLVSGHVDGVGTVAHFAPPAGETNSDCMELRIDAPGTLARYIATKGSVTINGVSLTVNHVDGNRFSINLIPHTLTATNLHQLKPGSPVNLEIDQIARYCERILSYQSAAQQG
- the ribD gene encoding bifunctional diaminohydroxyphosphoribosylaminopyrimidine deaminase/5-amino-6-(5-phosphoribosylamino)uracil reductase RibD; this translates as MPITAADHHWMAQALQWASKGRYITTPNPSVGCVLVKNEQLIGAGHSQVAGQAHAEVMALRMAGEQARGATAYVTLEPCSHFGRTPPCCDALVQAGVARVVVALQDPNPQVAGQGLARLREAGITVDTGVLAEAARQHHRGFLSRMTRQKPWVTLKVATTLDGKTALLNGASQWITSPAARADVQQLRARSCAILTGSGTVLADDPQLTIRHIDGLPWQGRQPLAVVVDSQLRTPQTARLLQGRPSLLAHGVAKPSWAAPHAELLYLPDPQGRVDLHALLQALAVRGCSELLVEAGSILNGALLRAGLVDEVILYLAPKLFGHHAQGAFNWPALEAVDLHTALQWIDCRHIGPDLRLTAIPTTH
- the nrdR gene encoding transcriptional regulator NrdR, with the protein product MKCPFCGSLDTQVLETRLTEDGDTIRRRRRCTACEKRFNTFETAEIRLPQVVKQNGNRAEFDRDKLRLSFMRPLHKRPVPTALVDEAIVRITQKLLALGVREVPARQIGEMVMTELKKLDQVAYIRFASVYRSFQDVDDFRDAIQEVQKGAS
- a CDS encoding DUF2239 family protein; the protein is MHDSFPISYTSFQGHHRLATGSLQHNALTIKRAMETGNTVLIQLFDDATGQPLDIDLRGSDEEMLARLALSHPQAFESSEQYETKAGEEPRGRGRPKLGVVAREVTLLPRHWEWLSSQPGGASVALRKLVEEARRVSGQKEAQRQNQTRAYHFMSAIGGDLPGFEEASRALFANDLNGLEVHMSDWPADIRAHVLLLAGKA
- a CDS encoding single-stranded DNA-binding protein, with the protein product MASLNKVLLIGNLGRDPEVRYMTNGEAVANFSIATTESWKGKDGQKQERTEWHNIVMYRKLAEIAGQYLKKGSAVYVEGKLQTRKWQDKNTGQDRYTTEIIADEMKMLGGRSGGGMGGGSAPYDADDGGFSTPPQSFGGSQQGGGFSGNQPAPAPQQQQARKPAFDDQFDDDIPF
- a CDS encoding MFS transporter, with the translated sequence MSASSRMSALELRASAGLAGIYALRMLGIFLFLPVFMPYAAHLEGSNLKLAGLAFGIFALVQALLLIPFGMWSDRIGRKRVIYAGLGLMAAGSFLGAWVDSIGWLIVARALQGTGAISAALTALLADLTREEHRTKAMAMVGGSIGVTFAVSLVAAAQIEHAIGVSGMFFLMGCLAIAAAFGVRFVVPDPQRSRFHSDAETNANRLPAILRDGQLLRLNFGVFALHAAQAAMFSVIPFSLAQLGMHKPDHWHVYLPVAMVGFVLMVPAIIYGEKRGKLKQVFLGAIVLMMLAQLGMALWLDSITSIVLWLGVYFLAFNALEATLPSLISKMAPADAKGTAMGVQNTAQSIGFAVGSVGGSFLHAHGGPAAAFLLCAGLMLVWAILALTMQTPLPVSSKMLHIADDWEGDAALLGEQLRACDGVIEAVVIPGESAAYLKVAQAGWDETAVLALIEATAGTGRASA